From Ipomoea triloba cultivar NCNSP0323 chromosome 5, ASM357664v1, the proteins below share one genomic window:
- the LOC116019821 gene encoding la-related protein 1C-like, with protein sequence MATASSNPAAPNHHSPRSTAAAEIGAPGLNSPKSRRSSSSTRGVSSPWTQIVRGAESDSVPVAAAASGAILQSPHSPSSASVAQEQLGSSPDFSASATAGNSSPPAPEDTAAEAQGESPENGSGSNAAKKPVWNKPNGAKEIGAVMGAVSWPALSESTKASPKPSPSDLPKTISEGSLPASQGTGTASSSSSPHKQLHTNNANPSSTPNHAPNRQRSFKRGGGNSSNNSSANGNFSQQQQPHGSVADMTTHNSEKSGNSGAELSSRDNVHRDGGQRGGFGSQSHGGNEHQHHRSSNRRGNGGPRPRGDGGSYNHGHGGARDQDRGGQEWTPNRNFSGRDAHMQPPQRFPARPFIRGPPTPPPFIPPAVPMRPFNPPIIYPEVASSVFYVTGPPPPESFRMPMIGPMSPVFYHVPDPQLHNKIVNQIDYYFSNENLIKDMYLRENMDDQGWVPIKLIAGFKKVSKLTSSIPMILDALQASSVVEVQGEKLRRRNDWMKWIVPPSMRSSTKLQSVTLDEMGGNSEAYISRTSSGELTSTSQQQFGNETTGTITAQGGQSAAAGNSSN encoded by the exons ATGGCTACAGCTTCTTCTAACCCCGCTGCTCCGAATCATCACTCCCCACGGAGTACGGCCGCCGCCGAAATCGGCGCTCCAGGCCTAAACAGCCCCAAATCTCGGCGGTCATCATCGTCGACGCGTGGGGTTTCTTCTCCGTGGACTCAGATTGTCCGCGGCGCTGAATCGGATTCAGTCCCTGTTGCGGCCGCCGCCTCTGGAGCGATCCTTCAATCTCCACATTCTCCTTCGTCTGCTAGTGTCGCTCAGGAGCAATTGGGAAGTTCACCTGATTTTTCGGCCTCGGCTACAGCTGGAAATTCATCCCCGCCAGCGCCGGAGGATACTGCTGCGGAAGCTCAGGGGGAGAGCCCTGAGAATGGGAGTGGGAGCAATGCTGCAAAGAAACCAGTTTGGAACAAACCAAACGGTGCCAAAGAGATTGGTGCGGTTATGGGGGCCGTTTCTTGGCCTGCTCTCTCCGAGTCTACTAAGGCTTCTCCAAAGCCTTCTCCCTCTGATTTGCCTAAAACCATCTCTGAAGGCTCACTCCCAGCGTCTCAG GGCACTGGTACtgcttcatcatcttcttctccacATAAGCAACTTCACACTAATAATGCAAACCCTAGTTCAACTCCAAATCATGCTCCAAACCGCCAGAGGTCTTTTAAACGTGGTGGCGGAAATTCAAGCAACAACTCGTCAGCTAATGGCAACTTCTCTCAGCAACAACAGCCACATGGTTCGGTGGCTGATATGACAACACATAATTCTGAAAAATCTGGTAACTCTGGTGCAGAATTATCTTCGAGAGACAATGTGCATCGGGATGGTGGACAGagaggaggatttggatctcaATCACACGGTGGCAATGAGCACCAACACCACCGAAGTTCCAACAGAAGGGGTAATGGTGGGCCACGTCCTCGTGGGGATGGTGGCTCTTATAACCATGGACATGGTGGTGCTCGTGATCAGGATCGTGGTGGTCAGGAATGGACTCCTAATAGGAATTTCAGCGGAAGAGATGCACACATGCAACCGCCACAAAGATTTCCAGCTAGGCCCTTTATACGGGGTCCTCCTACTCCTCCGCCTTTCATTCCTCCAGCTGTGCCCATGCGACCTTTCAACCCCCCTATTATTTATCCAG AGGTTGCATCTTCAGTGTTTTATGTAACAGGACCACCACCTCCAGAATCATTTAGAATGCCAATGATTGGCCCTATGTCTCCTGTGTTCTATCATGTACCAGATCCCCAGTTGCATAACAAGATAGTAAATCAGATAGATTATTATTTCAG TAACGAGAATTTAATTAAGGACATGTACTTGCGTGAAAATATGGATGATCAAGGCTGGGTCCCTATTAAACTAATAGCAGGATTCAAAAAG GTTTCTAAGCTTACGAGCAGTATACCGATGATATTGGATGCCTTACAAGCTTCGAGTGTCGTGGAAGTACAG GGTGAGAAATTGAGGCGACGTAATGACTGGATGAAATGGATCGTGCCACCATCTATGCGTTCTAGTACAAAACTCCAGAGCGTTACATTGGATGAGATGGGTGGCAATTCTGAAGCATATATTAGTAGAACGTCGTCTGGGGAGCTGACTAGCACCTCTCAGCAGCAATTTGGCAATGAAACGACGGGGACGATCACCGCTCAGGGAGGGCAGTCAGCGGCTGCTGGAAACTCGAGCAACTAA
- the LOC116020049 gene encoding probable protein phosphatase 2C 60 isoform X1 — protein sequence MLSRLINFLKSCWRSSSNSHVRKGFDSTCRQDGLLWYKDIGQHLLGDFSMAVVQANNLLEDQSQIESGSLSLLDSGPYGTFVGVYDGHGGPETSRFINDHLFQHLKTGFTTEQKSMSVDVIRKAFQATEEGFLSLVAKQWPINPQIAAVGSCCLVGIICHRTLYIANLGDSRAVLGRLVKATGEVLGIQLSTEHNANIESIRQELQAMHPDDPQIVFLKRNVWRVKGLIQISRSIGDVYLKKAEYNREPLYAKFRLKEPFNSPILSSEPSILVHEIEQHDQFLIFASDGLWEHLSNQEAVDIVQSGPPNGSARRLVKAALQEAAKKREMRYSDLKKIDRGVRRHFHDDMTIIVVFLDSNLVSRASAPKGPTLSLRGGGAHLPAKTLAPV from the exons ATGTTATCAAGGTTGATAAATTTCCTGAAGTCCTGTTGGCGCTCATCATCCAACAGCCACGTCCGTAAGGGTTTCGATTCTACTTGCCGGCAGGATGGACTTCTTTGGTATAAGGACATTGGGCAGCACTTGCTTGGTGATTTCTCAATGGCTGTTGTCCAGGCAAACAATTTGCTTGAGGATCAAAGCCAGATTGAGTCTGGATCTTTGAGCTTACTTGATTCTGGTCCTTATGGAACTTTTGTTGGAGTATATGATGGTCATGGTGGGCCGGAGACATCACGGTTTATCAATGATCACCTCTTTCAGCATCTCAAGA CAGGGTTCACAACAGAGCAAAAGTCTATGTCTGTGGATGTGATAAGGAAAGCATTTCAGGCAACAGAAGAAGGATTCTTGTCTCTGGTTGCTAAACAATGGCCAATAAACCCACAAATTGCTGCCGTTGGGTCTTGCTGCCTTGTTGGCATAATCTGCCACAGAACTCTTTATATTGCCAACCTTGGTGATTCCCGTGCAGTTTTGGGGAGGCTGGTCAAGGCAACTGGAGAGGTTCTTGGCATCCAGCTTTCAACTGAGCATAATGCCAACATAGAATCCATCAGACAGGAGCTGCAAGCTATGCATCCTGATGACCCACAGATTGTTTTTCTGAAGCGTAATGTATGGCGGGTAAAGGGCTTGATACAG ATTTCCAGATCCATTGGTGATGTGTATCTTAAAAAGGCTGAATACAACAGAGAGCCTTTGTATGCTAAATTTCGCTTGAAGGAACCCTTTAACAGCCCCATATTGAGCTCAGAGCCATCAATTTTAGTGCATGAAATTGAGCAGCACGATCAGTTTCTCATATTTGCTTCTGATGGTCTTTGGGAACACCTTAGTAATCAAGAGGCAGTTGATATAGTACAAAGTGGCCCACCAAAT GGAAGTGCTCGAAGGCTTGTGAAAGCTGCACTGCAAGAAGCAGCTAAGAAAAGAGAGATGAGGTACTCTGATCTGAAGAAGATTGATCGAGGCGTGAGGAGGCATTTTCATGATGACATGACAATCATTGTCGTATTTCTAGATTCAAATCTTGTAAGTAGAGCCAGTGCGCCAAAAGGACCCACTTTATCTTTGAGAGGAGGTGGTGCCCATCTACCTGCAAAAACTTTGGCTCCTGTGTGA
- the LOC116020537 gene encoding E3 ubiquitin-protein ligase RNF167, whose protein sequence is MVFKKLVIFTCSLFAPKHPQRIKDSWSYEVAEAGLSGSKALCSVCLSRLKEGDDVRVLPCMHEYHRDCVDRWLSGSRKTCPVCRFAVENNDGDKPEKVAVLTEEMLIWFSSFHIAGF, encoded by the coding sequence ATGGTGTTCAAGAAACTGGTGATCTTCACATGCAGCCTCTTCGCCCCCAAACACCCGCAAAGAATCAAGGATTCGTGGTCGTACGAGGTGGCCGAGGCCGGGCTTAGTGGGAGTAAAGCGTTGTGCAGTGTGTGCTTGTCGAGATTGAAAGAGGGAGATGACGTGAGAGTGTTGCCATGCATGCACGAGTACCATAGGGACTGCGTTGATAGATGGCTGAGCGGAAGCCGGAAAACCTGCCCCGTTTGCCGCTTCGCCGTGGAAAATAACGACGGAGATAAGCCGGAAAAGGTAGCAGTGTTGACGGAGGAGATGCTCATATGGTTTTCCTCTTTCCATATAGCTGGTTTCTGA
- the LOC116021015 gene encoding bZIP transcription factor 27-like translates to MRPPFNGEYTFSSSSSTSSSSSQSPFSPSNKTMEEVWKDINLSSLHHHSSGGGGGINFQDFLARPFAKDQPPPSAAAAHTPDTVLNLNSVVPDLHFLQPPRAGSVSGFEALASASAGLNIANGLAARNCRFVNSDDNSGDRRHKRMIKNRESAARSRARKQAYTNQLEQEVSQLVQENCRLKKQLQQLRSVAAGGGGGVAHNNQVKKGSLCRTSTAPF, encoded by the exons atgagGCCGCCATTCAATGGTGAATATAcattctcatcttcatcctctacttcttcttcttcctctcaaTCCCCCTTTTCTCCTTCCAATAAAACCATGGAAGAAGTTTGGAAAGACATAAACCTCTCCTCTCTCCACCACCACTcttccggcggcggcggcggcataAATTTCCAGGACTTCCTGGCTCGGCCGTTTGCAAAAGACCAGCCGCctccctccgccgccgccgcgcaTACTCCGGACACGGTGTTGAATCTCAACTCCGTCGTGCCGGATCTTCATTTCCTGCAGCCTCCCCGGGCGGGATCTGTGAGCGGATTTGAGGCCTTGGCTTCCGCATCCGCCGGTTTGAATATTGCGAACGGGTTAGCCGCTCGGAACTGCAGATTCGTGAACTCCGATGACAATTCCGGTGACCGGAGACATAAACGGATGATCAAAAACCGTGAATCGGCTGCTCGATCAAGAGCTAGGAAGCAG GCTTATACAAATCAGTTGGAGCAGGAAGTGTCCCAATTGGTTCAAGAGAACTGTAGGCTCAAGAAACAGCTCCAACAG TTACGGAGCGTTGCagcaggaggaggaggaggagttgCTCATAATAATCAAGTCAAAAAGGGGTCTCTTTGTCGCACCTCAACGGCTCCATTTTGA
- the LOC116020049 gene encoding probable protein phosphatase 2C 60 isoform X2, with translation MLSRLINFLKSCWRSSSNSHVRKGFDSTCRQDGLLWYKDIGQHLLGDFSMAVVQANNLLEDQSQIESGSLSLLDSGPYGTFVGVYDGHGGPETSRFINDHLFQHLKRFTTEQKSMSVDVIRKAFQATEEGFLSLVAKQWPINPQIAAVGSCCLVGIICHRTLYIANLGDSRAVLGRLVKATGEVLGIQLSTEHNANIESIRQELQAMHPDDPQIVFLKRNVWRVKGLIQISRSIGDVYLKKAEYNREPLYAKFRLKEPFNSPILSSEPSILVHEIEQHDQFLIFASDGLWEHLSNQEAVDIVQSGPPNGSARRLVKAALQEAAKKREMRYSDLKKIDRGVRRHFHDDMTIIVVFLDSNLVSRASAPKGPTLSLRGGGAHLPAKTLAPV, from the exons ATGTTATCAAGGTTGATAAATTTCCTGAAGTCCTGTTGGCGCTCATCATCCAACAGCCACGTCCGTAAGGGTTTCGATTCTACTTGCCGGCAGGATGGACTTCTTTGGTATAAGGACATTGGGCAGCACTTGCTTGGTGATTTCTCAATGGCTGTTGTCCAGGCAAACAATTTGCTTGAGGATCAAAGCCAGATTGAGTCTGGATCTTTGAGCTTACTTGATTCTGGTCCTTATGGAACTTTTGTTGGAGTATATGATGGTCATGGTGGGCCGGAGACATCACGGTTTATCAATGATCACCTCTTTCAGCATCTCAAGA GGTTCACAACAGAGCAAAAGTCTATGTCTGTGGATGTGATAAGGAAAGCATTTCAGGCAACAGAAGAAGGATTCTTGTCTCTGGTTGCTAAACAATGGCCAATAAACCCACAAATTGCTGCCGTTGGGTCTTGCTGCCTTGTTGGCATAATCTGCCACAGAACTCTTTATATTGCCAACCTTGGTGATTCCCGTGCAGTTTTGGGGAGGCTGGTCAAGGCAACTGGAGAGGTTCTTGGCATCCAGCTTTCAACTGAGCATAATGCCAACATAGAATCCATCAGACAGGAGCTGCAAGCTATGCATCCTGATGACCCACAGATTGTTTTTCTGAAGCGTAATGTATGGCGGGTAAAGGGCTTGATACAG ATTTCCAGATCCATTGGTGATGTGTATCTTAAAAAGGCTGAATACAACAGAGAGCCTTTGTATGCTAAATTTCGCTTGAAGGAACCCTTTAACAGCCCCATATTGAGCTCAGAGCCATCAATTTTAGTGCATGAAATTGAGCAGCACGATCAGTTTCTCATATTTGCTTCTGATGGTCTTTGGGAACACCTTAGTAATCAAGAGGCAGTTGATATAGTACAAAGTGGCCCACCAAAT GGAAGTGCTCGAAGGCTTGTGAAAGCTGCACTGCAAGAAGCAGCTAAGAAAAGAGAGATGAGGTACTCTGATCTGAAGAAGATTGATCGAGGCGTGAGGAGGCATTTTCATGATGACATGACAATCATTGTCGTATTTCTAGATTCAAATCTTGTAAGTAGAGCCAGTGCGCCAAAAGGACCCACTTTATCTTTGAGAGGAGGTGGTGCCCATCTACCTGCAAAAACTTTGGCTCCTGTGTGA